Proteins encoded in a region of the Flavobacterium sp. MDT1-60 genome:
- the panC gene encoding pantoate--beta-alanine ligase, giving the protein MFALNFNNTAMHIFYGKVALIAYLKTIKTTNSTIGFVPTMGALHQGHLALMQRSLKENDDTVVSIFVNPTQFNNPEDLAKYPRTLEEDVKKMRGLSDKMILYAPSVEDIYEGHTISQDFDFDGLENQMEGKFRPGHFNGVGTIVKRLFEIVTPTNAYFGEKDFQQLQIVKKMVEKNHLPVNVIGCPIFREDNQLAMSSRNERLTPEERKEAAIIYKTLTQAKEIFKTKTPEETIEFVKNSFDDNPKFELEYFVIADESTLLPIENKSKDKNYRAFIAVFVNSIRLIDTISLN; this is encoded by the coding sequence ATGTTTGCACTAAATTTTAATAATACCGCCATGCATATTTTCTACGGTAAAGTAGCTTTGATAGCCTATTTAAAAACTATCAAAACCACAAATTCAACTATCGGATTTGTACCAACAATGGGCGCTTTACACCAAGGGCATCTGGCTTTAATGCAACGATCTCTTAAAGAAAACGATGATACTGTTGTCAGTATTTTCGTAAACCCTACTCAATTTAACAATCCTGAAGATCTTGCAAAATACCCAAGAACACTTGAAGAGGATGTCAAAAAAATGCGAGGATTAAGTGACAAAATGATTTTATATGCTCCTTCTGTAGAGGATATATATGAAGGACACACTATTTCGCAGGATTTTGACTTTGACGGACTGGAAAATCAAATGGAAGGGAAATTCAGACCTGGACATTTTAACGGAGTTGGAACCATTGTAAAAAGATTATTTGAAATCGTTACTCCAACAAATGCATATTTTGGCGAAAAAGATTTTCAGCAATTACAAATCGTAAAAAAAATGGTTGAGAAAAACCATTTGCCGGTAAATGTTATTGGCTGTCCAATTTTCAGAGAAGACAATCAGCTGGCTATGAGCTCGCGAAATGAACGTTTAACTCCTGAAGAACGAAAAGAAGCAGCTATTATTTATAAAACATTAACACAAGCCAAAGAAATATTCAAAACAAAAACTCCGGAAGAAACTATAGAATTTGTTAAAAATTCTTTCGATGACAATCCGAAGTTTGAACTTGAATATTTTGTTATTGCTGACGAATCCACATTATTACCTATAGAAAACAAAAGTAAAGACAAAAATTACCGCGCGTTTATAGCAGTATTTGTTAATTCTATAAGACTGATTGACACCATTTCATTAAATTAA
- a CDS encoding glycogen/starch synthase encodes MKDKRILYVSSEVVPYLAENEVSLMSYDVPKMINDQGGQIRIFMPRYGNINERRHQLHEVIRLSGMNLVVNDLDMPLIIKVASIPKERIQVYFIDNDEYFKRKATFADEEGVLYPDNDERAIFFAKGVVETVKKLNWVPDIIHVHGWLAAMLPIYMKHYYKNEALFSETKIVTSVYGQSFDENLDLEMINKVKFDGVPHESVADLEIPNYENILKASILHSDAVIIASENVSPSLTKFIESSGKPFLPFATKDAFAEAYTNFYKSMGL; translated from the coding sequence ATGAAAGATAAGAGGATATTATATGTATCATCTGAAGTCGTGCCTTATTTGGCTGAAAATGAGGTTTCTTTAATGTCTTATGACGTTCCAAAAATGATTAATGATCAGGGAGGTCAGATAAGAATTTTCATGCCAAGATATGGAAATATCAATGAAAGAAGACACCAGTTACATGAAGTGATTCGACTTTCAGGAATGAATTTGGTAGTGAATGACTTAGATATGCCATTGATTATTAAGGTAGCTTCAATTCCGAAAGAAAGAATTCAGGTTTATTTTATCGATAATGATGAATATTTTAAGCGTAAAGCAACTTTTGCTGACGAGGAGGGAGTTTTGTATCCTGATAATGACGAAAGAGCAATATTTTTTGCAAAAGGAGTTGTCGAAACGGTAAAAAAATTAAATTGGGTTCCGGATATTATTCACGTTCATGGTTGGTTGGCTGCTATGTTGCCAATTTATATGAAACATTATTATAAAAATGAGGCTTTATTTTCTGAAACTAAAATTGTAACATCTGTTTACGGACAATCTTTTGATGAGAATTTAGATTTAGAAATGATCAACAAGGTGAAATTTGACGGTGTACCACACGAGTCAGTTGCCGATTTAGAAATACCGAATTACGAAAATATCTTAAAGGCCAGTATATTGCATTCTGATGCCGTAATTATAGCGTCTGAAAACGTATCCCCAAGTTTAACAAAATTTATAGAATCTTCAGGAAAACCTTTTTTACCTTTCGCCACGAAAGATGCATTCGCTGAAGCGTATACAAATTTCTATAAAAGTATGGGTCTTTAA
- the panD gene encoding aspartate 1-decarboxylase — protein sequence MQIQVIKSKIHRVKVTGADLNYIGSITIDETLLEASNIIEGEKVSIVNINNGERFETYAIKGEKNSGDITLNGPAARKVQKDDIIIIISYATLDFEEAKTFKPWIIFPNENDNSLT from the coding sequence ATGCAAATTCAAGTTATAAAATCTAAAATTCATCGTGTAAAAGTAACTGGAGCTGATTTAAATTATATCGGCAGTATTACTATTGACGAAACATTACTGGAAGCCTCAAATATTATTGAAGGTGAAAAAGTATCTATTGTAAATATCAATAATGGAGAACGTTTTGAAACTTATGCTATTAAAGGAGAAAAAAATTCAGGCGATATTACTCTGAATGGTCCTGCTGCAAGAAAAGTTCAAAAAGACGACATTATTATCATTATATCATATGCTACCCTGGATTTTGAAGAAGCTAAAACCTTCAAACCATGGATCATTTTCCCTAATGAAAACGATAATTCGTTAACCTAA
- a CDS encoding alpha/beta hydrolase yields the protein MKKAYLLFILVSISSFAQKKFDNIQSEKLGEERRITIGLPASYEANPEKKYPVLYLLDGDYLFDPFSGAISYGTYWGDLPEMIIIGVHQNKDEERYDDTTIDQNTGLPFEKGAEFFEFIGGELLPYIEKKYRTAPFKMIAGHDVTASFINFYLYKEQPLFNAYICLSPELAPKMEVRIPEKFAKVTEPFFYYLSAADGDIKKIKEPIEKLDSNIKIANNPLVNYKYDVFKNTTHYTEVLHSIPSALYQIFEIYRPINSAEFNEKIAVLQSGYADYLENKYNVMSKVLGVQIPVRMSDFKVIENLILKRNAYDELGKMAEIGNVNYPKAMLGEYELGLMYEKMGDPKHASKKYQNASQMEPIGDLNKDLMYEKIDEMNTLAKKTK from the coding sequence ATGAAAAAAGCTTACCTACTGTTTATTTTAGTGTCTATTTCTTCATTTGCCCAGAAAAAATTTGACAACATTCAATCTGAAAAACTGGGAGAAGAGAGAAGAATAACCATCGGACTTCCTGCTTCTTATGAAGCCAATCCCGAAAAAAAATATCCCGTTCTCTATTTATTAGATGGCGATTATTTATTTGACCCTTTTTCCGGAGCCATAAGTTATGGTACCTATTGGGGAGATTTACCAGAAATGATTATTATTGGTGTTCATCAAAATAAAGATGAAGAACGTTACGACGATACTACAATCGATCAAAACACAGGATTACCTTTTGAAAAAGGTGCAGAATTCTTTGAATTTATTGGCGGAGAATTACTTCCATACATAGAGAAAAAATACCGCACTGCCCCTTTCAAAATGATTGCTGGTCATGATGTAACGGCAAGTTTTATCAATTTTTATTTATACAAGGAACAGCCTCTTTTTAACGCTTATATCTGCCTAAGTCCGGAACTTGCTCCTAAAATGGAAGTTCGAATCCCGGAAAAATTTGCTAAAGTAACAGAACCTTTCTTTTACTATTTATCTGCGGCTGATGGAGATATCAAAAAAATCAAGGAGCCTATAGAAAAGTTAGACAGCAATATTAAAATTGCCAACAATCCGTTAGTGAATTATAAATATGATGTATTTAAAAACACAACGCATTATACTGAAGTTTTACACTCCATTCCAAGTGCATTATACCAAATTTTCGAAATATACAGACCGATAAATTCCGCCGAATTCAATGAAAAAATTGCAGTTCTCCAATCTGGTTATGCTGATTATTTAGAAAACAAATACAATGTAATGTCTAAAGTTTTGGGCGTTCAGATTCCTGTAAGAATGAGTGATTTCAAGGTAATTGAAAATCTTATCTTAAAAAGAAATGCGTACGATGAATTAGGAAAAATGGCCGAAATTGGAAATGTAAATTATCCAAAAGCGATGTTAGGAGAATATGAATTAGGATTGATGTATGAAAAAATGGGCGATCCGAAACACGCTTCAAAAAAGTATCAAAATGCTTCGCAAATGGAACCAATTGGTGATTTGAACAAGGATTTGATGTATGAGAAAATTGACGAAATGAACACACTTGCCAAAAAAACCAAATAA